The following coding sequences lie in one Pseudomonas monsensis genomic window:
- the acnA gene encoding aconitate hydratase AcnA, whose protein sequence is MPSLDSLKTLKTLQIDQKTYHYFSLPDAAKSLGNIDQLPMSLKVLLENLLRWEDEKTVTGADLKAIAAWLKERRSDREIQYRPARVLMQDFTGVPAVVDLAAMRAAMAKAGGDPQRINPLSPVDLVIDHSVMVDKFGSASAFEQNVDIEMQRNGERYAFLRWGQSAFDNFSVVPPGTGICHQVNLEYLGRTVWTKDEDGRTYAFPDTLVGTDSHTTMINGLGVLGWGVGGIEAEAAMLGQPVSMLIPEVIGFKLTGKLKEGITATDLVLTVTQMLRKKGVVGKFVEFYGDGLADLPLADRATIANMAPEYGATCGFFPVDDVTLEYLRLSGRPPEVVKLVEAYTKAQGLWRLPGQEPVFTDSLALDMGSVEASLAGPKRPQDRVSLPNVAQAFSDFMDLQFKPTSKEEGRLESEGGGGVAVGNADLVGETEYEYEGHTYRLKNGAVVIAAITSCTNTSNPSVMMAAGLLAKKAVEKGLTRKPWVKSSLAPGSKVVTDYYKAAGLTQYLDQLGFSLVGYGCTTCIGNSGPLPEPIEKAIQKADLTVASVLSGNRNFEGRVHPLVKTNWLASPPLVVAYALAGSVRTDISSEPLGNDQQGNPVYLRDIWPSSQEIAAAVNQVNTAMFHKEYAEVFAGDEQWQAIEVPQAATYVWQDDSTYIQHPPFFDDIGGPLPEISDVKAAKVLALLGDSVTTDHISPAGNIKADSPAGRYLREKGVEPRDFNSYGSRRGNHEVMMRGTFANIRIRNEMLGGEEGGNTLYIPSGEKMAIYDAAMRYQADGTPLVVIAGQEYGTGSSRDWAAKGTNLLGVKAVIAESFERIHRSNLVGMGVLPLQFKLDQNRKSLNLTGKETFEIQGLTGVELTPRMNLPLVITREDGRQEKIEVLCRIDTLNEVEYFKSGGILHYVLRQLIAS, encoded by the coding sequence ATGCCGTCCCTCGATAGTCTGAAGACCCTCAAAACCCTGCAGATCGACCAAAAGACCTACCACTATTTCAGTCTGCCGGATGCCGCGAAAAGCCTGGGCAATATCGACCAGTTGCCGATGTCGCTGAAAGTCCTGCTGGAAAACCTGCTGCGCTGGGAAGATGAAAAAACCGTCACCGGCGCCGACCTCAAGGCGATTGCCGCCTGGCTCAAGGAGCGCCGCTCCGACCGCGAGATCCAGTACCGCCCGGCCCGCGTATTGATGCAAGACTTTACCGGCGTACCCGCCGTAGTCGACCTCGCCGCGATGCGTGCGGCGATGGCCAAGGCCGGCGGCGATCCGCAGCGGATCAACCCGCTGTCGCCGGTGGACCTGGTGATCGACCACTCGGTGATGGTCGACAAATTCGGCAGCGCCAGCGCGTTTGAACAGAACGTCGACATTGAAATGCAGCGTAACGGCGAACGTTATGCGTTCCTGCGCTGGGGTCAAAGCGCCTTCGACAACTTCAGCGTGGTGCCGCCGGGTACCGGGATCTGTCACCAGGTCAACCTCGAATACCTCGGGCGCACGGTGTGGACCAAGGATGAGGACGGGCGCACCTACGCATTCCCCGACACCCTGGTCGGCACCGACTCCCACACCACCATGATCAATGGCCTCGGCGTGCTCGGCTGGGGCGTCGGCGGCATCGAGGCGGAAGCGGCGATGCTCGGGCAGCCGGTGTCGATGCTGATTCCGGAAGTCATCGGCTTCAAACTCACCGGCAAGCTCAAGGAAGGCATCACCGCCACCGACCTGGTGCTGACCGTCACGCAGATGCTGCGCAAAAAAGGCGTGGTCGGCAAATTCGTCGAGTTCTACGGTGACGGCCTCGCCGACCTGCCGCTGGCCGACCGCGCGACCATCGCTAACATGGCCCCGGAATACGGCGCCACCTGTGGCTTCTTCCCGGTCGATGATGTGACCCTGGAATACCTGCGCCTGTCGGGTCGTCCGCCTGAAGTGGTGAAACTGGTCGAGGCCTACACCAAGGCCCAGGGCCTGTGGCGCCTGCCCGGTCAGGAACCGGTGTTCACCGACAGCCTGGCGCTGGACATGGGCAGCGTCGAAGCCAGCCTGGCCGGGCCGAAACGCCCGCAGGACCGGGTCTCGTTGCCGAATGTCGCACAAGCCTTCAGTGATTTCATGGACCTGCAATTCAAACCCACCAGCAAGGAAGAAGGTCGCCTGGAAAGCGAAGGTGGTGGTGGCGTGGCCGTGGGCAACGCCGATCTGGTCGGCGAAACCGAGTACGAATACGAAGGCCACACCTATCGCCTGAAGAACGGCGCGGTAGTGATCGCCGCGATCACCTCCTGCACCAACACCTCCAACCCGAGCGTGATGATGGCGGCCGGTCTGCTGGCGAAAAAAGCCGTAGAGAAGGGCCTGACGCGCAAGCCGTGGGTGAAGAGTTCGCTGGCGCCCGGCTCGAAAGTGGTCACCGACTACTACAAGGCCGCCGGGCTGACGCAATACCTCGATCAACTCGGGTTCTCGCTGGTCGGCTACGGCTGCACCACGTGCATCGGCAACTCCGGACCGCTGCCGGAGCCGATCGAGAAAGCTATCCAGAAAGCCGATCTCACCGTGGCGTCGGTGCTGTCCGGCAACCGCAACTTCGAAGGCCGGGTGCATCCGCTGGTCAAGACCAACTGGCTGGCGTCGCCGCCGCTGGTGGTCGCTTACGCCCTGGCCGGCAGCGTACGCACCGACATCAGCAGCGAGCCACTGGGCAACGATCAGCAAGGCAATCCGGTGTACCTGCGTGACATCTGGCCGAGCAGCCAGGAAATCGCCGCTGCGGTAAATCAGGTCAACACCGCAATGTTCCACAAGGAATACGCCGAAGTGTTTGCCGGTGATGAACAGTGGCAAGCAATCGAAGTGCCGCAAGCGGCGACCTATGTCTGGCAGGACGATTCGACGTACATCCAGCATCCGCCATTTTTCGACGATATTGGCGGGCCGTTGCCGGAGATCAGCGATGTCAAAGCGGCGAAGGTGCTGGCATTGCTCGGCGATTCAGTGACCACCGACCACATCTCCCCTGCCGGTAACATCAAGGCTGACAGTCCGGCCGGGCGTTATCTGCGCGAAAAAGGTGTGGAACCACGGGACTTCAACTCCTACGGTTCACGCCGTGGCAACCATGAAGTGATGATGCGCGGCACCTTCGCCAACATCCGCATCCGCAACGAAATGCTCGGCGGCGAAGAAGGTGGCAACACCCTGTACATCCCGAGTGGCGAGAAGATGGCGATCTATGACGCCGCCATGCGTTATCAGGCCGACGGCACGCCACTGGTAGTGATTGCCGGTCAGGAATACGGCACCGGCTCCAGCCGCGACTGGGCGGCCAAAGGCACTAATCTGCTGGGCGTCAAAGCGGTAATCGCCGAAAGCTTCGAGCGCATCCATCGTTCCAACCTGGTGGGCATGGGCGTGTTACCGCTGCAGTTCAAGCTCGATCAGAACCGCAAGAGCCTCAATCTCACTGGCAAGGAAACCTTCGAGATTCAGGGCCTGACCGGCGTCGAGCTGACACCGCGGATGAATTTGCCGCTGGTGATCACCCGTGAAGACGGGCGTCAGGAGAAGATCGAGGTGTTGTGCCGGATCGATACCTTGAACGAGGTTGAATACTTTAAATCGGGCGGGATCCTGCATTACGTCCTGCGCCAACTGATCGCCTCATAA
- a CDS encoding lysozyme inhibitor LprI family protein, whose translation MSPRFFLALSPLVFTPLAHAAVDCANASDQATMNQCAGQDFKAADKELNALYQQITGRLKDNPEGKKLLVSAQRAWIGFRDAECKFSSSGVTGGSVYPWVYSNCLTAVTKVRVEALKQYLKCEEGDMSCPVPGA comes from the coding sequence ATGTCCCCACGTTTTTTCCTGGCCCTGTCGCCCCTGGTGTTCACCCCCCTAGCCCACGCCGCCGTCGACTGCGCCAATGCCAGCGATCAGGCGACGATGAATCAGTGTGCCGGACAGGACTTCAAGGCAGCGGACAAAGAATTGAATGCGCTGTATCAGCAGATCACCGGGCGCTTGAAGGACAACCCGGAGGGCAAGAAGTTGTTGGTCAGCGCGCAGCGGGCGTGGATCGGATTTCGCGATGCCGAGTGCAAGTTTTCATCGTCGGGTGTAACGGGCGGAAGTGTTTATCCCTGGGTTTACAGCAATTGCCTGACGGCGGTGACCAAGGTCCGGGTCGAGGCGCTGAAGCAGTATTTGAAGTGTGAGGAAGGGGATATGAGTTGCCCGGTACCAGGGGCCTGA
- a CDS encoding SRPBCC family protein, which translates to MKPVPNSFERKITLKAPRSHVWRALVDAEAFGQWFGVALEGRRFIAGEWTQGQVTYPGYEHVLWNVLIERVEPQQLFSFRWHPYAVNPKIDYSQEPTTLVRFELEDFENGTLLKVSESGFAHIPDVRQKEAYYMDSRGWEEQLSRLEQFLAESARARERDGG; encoded by the coding sequence ATGAAACCAGTACCCAATAGTTTCGAACGCAAAATCACTCTCAAGGCGCCACGGTCCCATGTCTGGCGTGCATTGGTCGATGCCGAGGCGTTTGGCCAGTGGTTTGGAGTGGCGCTGGAGGGCAGGCGGTTCATTGCCGGCGAATGGACGCAAGGGCAAGTCACGTATCCGGGTTATGAACATGTGTTGTGGAATGTGCTGATCGAGCGGGTCGAACCGCAGCAGTTGTTCTCGTTCCGCTGGCATCCGTATGCCGTGAATCCGAAGATCGACTATTCCCAGGAGCCGACCACACTGGTCAGGTTCGAACTGGAAGACTTCGAGAACGGCACGCTGCTCAAGGTGTCAGAGTCCGGCTTCGCGCACATTCCCGATGTCCGCCAGAAAGAGGCCTATTACATGGACAGCCGTGGCTGGGAGGAGCAGTTGAGCCGGCTCGAACAGTTTCTTGCCGAGAGCGCCCGGGCACGTGAGCGTGACGGCGGCTGA
- the rlmM gene encoding 23S rRNA (cytidine(2498)-2'-O)-methyltransferase RlmM, which produces MNTLFMHCRPGFEGEVCSEISDLAAQLNVAGYAKAKAATAYAEFVCTEEDGAERLMRGQRFAELIFPRQWARGLFIDLPENDRISVILAHMADFPVFGSLWLEVVDTNDGKELSNFCKKFEGPLRKALTAAGKLVEDASKPRLLLTFKSGREVFLGMADAGNSAMWPMGIPRLKFPREAPSRSTLKLEEAWHHFIPRDQWEDRLHSDMTGVDLGAAPGGWTWQLVNRGMLVTAIDNGPMAESLMDTGLVQHLMADGFTFKPKQPVDWMVCDIVEKPARNAAMLEEWIGEGHCREAVVNLKLPMKQRYAEVKRLLERIADGFKARGIKVDIGCKQLYHDREEVTCHLRRHDIKKAKSR; this is translated from the coding sequence ATGAACACCCTATTCATGCATTGCCGGCCAGGCTTCGAAGGCGAAGTCTGTTCGGAAATTTCCGACCTCGCCGCCCAGCTCAACGTGGCCGGTTACGCCAAGGCTAAAGCGGCCACTGCGTACGCCGAGTTCGTCTGCACCGAAGAAGACGGCGCCGAGCGCCTGATGCGCGGTCAGCGTTTTGCCGAGTTGATTTTCCCACGCCAGTGGGCGCGCGGACTTTTCATTGATCTGCCGGAAAACGACCGCATCAGCGTGATCCTCGCGCATATGGCCGATTTTCCGGTATTCGGCAGCCTGTGGCTGGAAGTCGTCGACACCAACGATGGCAAGGAGCTGTCGAACTTCTGCAAGAAATTCGAAGGTCCGCTGCGCAAGGCATTGACTGCTGCCGGCAAACTGGTGGAGGACGCCAGCAAGCCGCGTCTGTTGCTGACCTTCAAGAGTGGCCGCGAAGTGTTCCTCGGCATGGCTGATGCGGGTAACTCGGCGATGTGGCCAATGGGTATTCCACGCCTGAAGTTTCCCCGAGAAGCGCCCAGCCGTTCGACGTTGAAACTGGAAGAGGCCTGGCACCACTTCATTCCGCGGGATCAGTGGGAAGATCGCTTGCACAGTGACATGACCGGTGTGGATCTCGGCGCCGCGCCGGGCGGCTGGACCTGGCAACTGGTCAACCGCGGCATGCTGGTGACCGCCATTGATAACGGTCCGATGGCTGAAAGCCTGATGGACACTGGCCTGGTTCAGCACCTGATGGCCGATGGTTTCACCTTCAAGCCCAAGCAACCGGTGGACTGGATGGTCTGCGACATTGTCGAGAAGCCGGCACGTAACGCGGCGATGCTCGAAGAATGGATTGGCGAGGGCCATTGCCGCGAGGCGGTGGTCAACCTGAAGCTGCCGATGAAGCAGCGTTATGCCGAAGTGAAACGTTTGCTCGAGCGCATCGCCGATGGTTTCAAGGCCCGTGGGATCAAGGTCGATATCGGCTGCAAGCAGCTGTATCACGACCGCGAAGAAGTGACGTGCCACCTGCGCCGTCACGACATCAAGAAAGCCAAATCCCGCTGA
- a CDS encoding PA1571 family protein — translation MSLQHSSDDKIQVIRTKPGQPLGCSIIDKEGREVPITEDMIQDACRELEKRLVKPAEQK, via the coding sequence ATGTCCTTGCAACACAGCAGCGATGACAAGATTCAAGTGATCCGCACCAAGCCCGGCCAACCTCTTGGTTGCTCCATCATTGACAAGGAGGGGCGTGAAGTACCGATCACTGAAGACATGATCCAGGACGCCTGCCGCGAACTGGAGAAGCGATTGGTCAAGCCTGCCGAACAAAAGTGA
- the pdxB gene encoding 4-phosphoerythronate dehydrogenase PdxB: MLIVADENIPLLDAFFAGFGEIRRVPGRSIDRATVEQADVLLVRSVTQVNRALLEGSRVRFVGTCTIGTDHLDLDYFAEAGITWSSAPGCNARGVVDYVLGTLMTLAEIEGVDLTQRTYGVVGAGEVGGRLIKVLKGLGWNVKVCDPPRQAAEGGDYVSLEQILEQCDVISLHTPLTRSGDGATWHLLDQARLHQLKPGAWLINAARGPVVDNAALRKVLLEREDLQAALDVWEAEPEVDVALAELCVLATPHIAGYSLDGKQRGTAQIYQAYCNFIGQPASIQLSDLLPAPWLSQVTLHADSDPAWALAMLCRGVYDPRRDDADFRRSLVGNGAEQRAAFDVLRKQYPVRREIEGLKVRIEGDSPVLQQIVAALGAVAV; this comes from the coding sequence ATGCTGATTGTTGCCGACGAAAATATCCCGCTGCTCGATGCCTTTTTTGCCGGTTTCGGCGAGATCCGCCGGGTGCCAGGCCGTTCCATCGACCGTGCGACGGTCGAGCAGGCCGACGTGCTGCTGGTGCGCTCGGTGACCCAGGTCAACCGGGCGTTGCTGGAAGGCAGCCGGGTGCGCTTTGTGGGCACGTGCACCATCGGCACCGATCACCTGGACCTCGATTATTTCGCCGAAGCGGGGATCACCTGGTCCAGTGCGCCGGGTTGCAACGCTCGGGGGGTGGTCGATTACGTGCTCGGCACTCTGATGACGCTCGCCGAAATCGAAGGCGTCGATCTGACGCAACGCACCTATGGCGTGGTCGGTGCCGGCGAGGTCGGTGGTCGGCTGATCAAAGTGCTCAAAGGCCTGGGCTGGAACGTGAAAGTCTGCGATCCACCACGGCAGGCGGCCGAGGGTGGCGATTACGTCAGTCTGGAGCAGATCCTTGAGCAGTGCGACGTGATCAGTCTGCATACCCCGTTGACCCGCAGCGGTGACGGCGCGACCTGGCACCTGCTCGATCAGGCGCGATTGCATCAGCTTAAACCCGGAGCCTGGCTGATCAATGCTGCGCGCGGTCCGGTGGTCGATAACGCTGCGTTGCGTAAAGTGCTGCTGGAGCGTGAAGACCTGCAAGCGGCGCTCGATGTCTGGGAGGCCGAACCCGAGGTCGATGTCGCGCTGGCCGAACTCTGCGTACTGGCCACGCCGCACATTGCCGGTTACAGCCTTGATGGCAAACAGCGCGGGACGGCGCAGATCTATCAGGCCTACTGCAATTTCATTGGCCAACCGGCGAGCATCCAGCTCAGTGACTTGCTGCCGGCGCCGTGGCTGTCGCAAGTCACCCTGCACGCCGACAGCGATCCGGCCTGGGCGCTGGCGATGTTGTGCCGTGGCGTGTACGACCCGCGCCGGGATGATGCGGATTTCCGCCGCAGCCTTGTAGGCAATGGCGCTGAGCAGCGTGCGGCCTTTGATGTGTTGCGCAAGCAGTATCCGGTGCGACGCGAGATTGAGGGGCTGAAGGTGCGGATCGAGGGGGATTCGCCAGTGTTGCAGCAGATTGTGGCAGCGCTTGGGGCGGTGGCTGTCTAG
- the tusA gene encoding sulfurtransferase TusA: MSEMIDTPVDGTLDATGLNCPEPVMMLHQHIRDLVPGGLLKVIATDPSTKRDIPKFCVFLDHELVEQHEESGTYLYWIRKKHA; encoded by the coding sequence ATGAGTGAAATGATCGATACCCCGGTCGACGGCACCCTCGACGCCACCGGCCTCAATTGCCCGGAGCCGGTGATGATGCTGCACCAGCACATTCGCGATCTGGTGCCCGGCGGCCTGCTCAAGGTGATCGCCACCGATCCCTCGACCAAGCGCGACATTCCCAAGTTCTGCGTGTTTCTCGACCACGAGCTGGTCGAGCAGCACGAAGAGTCCGGTACCTATCTGTACTGGATCCGCAAGAAACACGCCTGA
- a CDS encoding MATE family efflux transporter yields the protein MNSVTDQPVAVSLTRPARIRLEFKTLLALALPIIIAQLATTAMGFVDAVMAGRVGPRDLAAVALGNSIWVPVFLLMTGTLLATTPKVAQRFGAGTHSEIGPIVRQALWLALVVGLIATSMLVAAEPVLHLMKVDPELIGPCMQYLHGIASGLPAVAIYHVLRCTSDGIGRTRPAMVLGLCGLALNIPLNYIFIYGHFGVPAMGGVGCGWATAIVMWVMALGLAGYERWAPAYRSSEIFSRFDWPQWAVIKRLLAVGLPIGIAVFAESSIFAVIALLIGSLGATVVAGHQIALNVSSLVFMIPYSLGMAVTVRVGQALGREEPREARFAAGVGMGTALAYACLSASMMLLLREPIAAIYTADPTVIHIAAMLIVYSALFQFSDAIQVTAAGALRGYQDTRVTMILTLFAYWGIGLPVGYALGLTDWLGAPRGPSGLWQGLIVGLSCAALMLSIRLTRSARKRIRISRSLG from the coding sequence GTGAATTCCGTAACTGACCAACCTGTCGCTGTCTCCCTCACCCGCCCCGCGCGTATCCGCCTGGAGTTCAAGACCCTGCTCGCCCTGGCGCTGCCGATCATCATCGCGCAGCTGGCGACCACGGCCATGGGCTTCGTCGATGCAGTCATGGCCGGCCGCGTCGGACCACGGGATCTGGCGGCGGTGGCACTGGGCAACTCGATCTGGGTCCCGGTGTTTCTGCTGATGACTGGCACCCTGCTGGCCACCACCCCCAAGGTTGCCCAACGGTTCGGCGCCGGCACCCACAGCGAAATCGGCCCGATCGTCCGTCAGGCATTGTGGCTGGCGCTGGTGGTCGGCCTGATCGCGACGTCGATGCTGGTCGCCGCCGAGCCGGTGTTGCACCTGATGAAGGTCGATCCGGAATTGATCGGCCCGTGCATGCAGTACCTGCACGGTATCGCCAGCGGTCTGCCAGCGGTTGCGATCTATCACGTGCTGCGCTGCACCAGTGACGGCATCGGCCGCACCCGTCCGGCGATGGTGCTGGGCCTATGCGGTCTGGCACTGAACATTCCGCTGAACTACATCTTCATCTATGGCCACTTCGGCGTGCCGGCCATGGGCGGCGTCGGCTGCGGTTGGGCCACGGCAATCGTGATGTGGGTCATGGCGCTGGGTCTGGCCGGTTACGAGCGCTGGGCCCCAGCCTATCGTTCGAGCGAGATCTTCAGCCGCTTCGACTGGCCACAATGGGCAGTGATCAAGCGTCTGCTGGCGGTCGGTCTGCCGATCGGCATCGCGGTGTTTGCCGAGTCGAGCATCTTCGCAGTGATCGCGCTGTTGATCGGAAGCCTCGGCGCCACTGTGGTGGCCGGGCATCAGATTGCGCTGAACGTCAGCTCGCTGGTGTTCATGATTCCGTATTCCCTCGGCATGGCGGTGACCGTCCGCGTCGGCCAGGCACTCGGTCGTGAAGAGCCCCGGGAAGCACGTTTCGCCGCCGGCGTCGGCATGGGCACCGCGCTGGCGTACGCCTGTCTGTCGGCGAGCATGATGCTGTTGTTGCGCGAGCCGATTGCGGCGATCTACACCGCGGATCCGACCGTGATTCATATCGCGGCGATGCTGATCGTGTACTCGGCGCTGTTCCAGTTTTCCGACGCGATTCAGGTCACTGCCGCCGGCGCCCTGCGCGGTTATCAGGACACGCGGGTGACGATGATCCTGACCTTGTTCGCCTACTGGGGTATCGGTTTGCCGGTGGGTTACGCCCTCGGTTTGACCGACTGGCTCGGCGCGCCACGGGGCCCGAGTGGTTTGTGGCAAGGTTTGATCGTCGGTTTGAGCTGTGCGGCACTGATGTTGTCGATCCGTCTGACCCGCAGTGCGCGCAAGCGTATCCGGATCAGTCGTTCGCTGGGCTGA
- a CDS encoding ABC transporter transmembrane domain-containing protein: MTPKLSSRHRRALRLTSRFLAPYRWQVIGALLALIVTAAVTLSMGQGIKLLVDRGFMTQSPHQLNQSIGIFMLMVLGLAVGTFARFYWVSWIGERCVADIRREVFNHLVYLHPGFYENNRSSEIQSRLTADTTLLQSVIGSSLSMFLRNLLMVIGGVVLLFVTNAKLTSIVVIALPFVVAPILIFGRRVRNLSRLSQDRVADIGSYVSETLGQIKTVQAYNHQVQDEQRFATTVEDAFDTARKRIFQRSWMITVVIVLVLGAVAVMLWVGGMDVIAGRITGGELAAFVFYSLIVGSAIGTLSEVIGELQRAAGAAERIAELLSSQNIIRPPTTGLVTLPERVKGELQLQDVRFSYPSRPESYAVNGLNLTIRAGETLALVGPSGAGKSTVYDLLLRFYDPIEGRILIDGVPLTSLDPLDLRRNFALVSQSPALFFGSVEDNIRYGCPGATLEQVKEAAKIAHAHDFIEKMPQGYQTHLGDAGLGLSGGQRQRLAIARALLVDAPILLLDEATSALDAQSEHLIQEALPSLMHNRTTLVIAHRLATVKNADRIAVMDQGKLVAIGTHQELIVSNPLYARLAALQFNDGHAIAV; the protein is encoded by the coding sequence ATGACCCCGAAGCTTTCTTCCCGGCACCGTCGCGCCCTGCGCCTGACCAGCCGATTCCTGGCCCCCTACCGTTGGCAGGTCATCGGTGCGCTGCTGGCGTTGATCGTCACCGCCGCTGTCACGTTGTCGATGGGGCAGGGGATCAAATTGCTGGTCGATCGGGGCTTCATGACCCAGTCGCCGCACCAGTTGAACCAGAGCATCGGCATTTTCATGTTGATGGTACTGGGCCTGGCAGTCGGCACGTTCGCGCGGTTTTACTGGGTGTCGTGGATTGGCGAGCGCTGTGTGGCGGATATCCGGCGTGAAGTGTTCAACCACCTGGTCTATCTGCACCCCGGCTTTTATGAGAACAACCGCAGTTCGGAGATCCAGTCACGCCTGACTGCCGACACCACACTGCTGCAGTCGGTGATCGGCTCCTCGCTGTCGATGTTCCTGCGTAACCTGCTGATGGTTATCGGCGGCGTCGTGTTGCTGTTCGTGACCAATGCAAAGCTCACCAGCATCGTGGTGATTGCCTTGCCGTTCGTGGTCGCACCGATCCTGATTTTCGGCCGGCGTGTACGCAATCTCTCGCGGCTGAGCCAGGACCGCGTCGCCGATATCGGCAGCTACGTTTCCGAAACCCTCGGCCAGATCAAGACCGTACAGGCCTACAACCATCAGGTGCAGGATGAGCAGCGTTTCGCGACAACCGTCGAGGACGCGTTCGACACCGCGCGTAAACGCATCTTTCAGCGTTCATGGATGATCACCGTGGTGATCGTGCTGGTGCTGGGCGCGGTGGCGGTGATGTTGTGGGTGGGCGGCATGGACGTAATTGCCGGGCGTATCACCGGTGGCGAACTGGCGGCGTTCGTCTTCTACAGCCTGATCGTCGGCAGTGCGATCGGCACCTTGAGCGAAGTCATCGGTGAACTGCAACGTGCGGCGGGTGCTGCCGAGCGCATCGCCGAACTGTTGAGTTCGCAGAACATCATCCGGCCCCCGACCACTGGACTGGTGACCTTGCCGGAACGAGTCAAGGGCGAACTGCAATTGCAGGATGTGCGTTTTTCCTACCCGTCGCGTCCGGAAAGCTACGCCGTCAATGGCTTGAATCTGACTATTCGCGCTGGCGAGACCTTGGCGCTAGTCGGGCCGTCCGGCGCCGGCAAGTCCACGGTTTACGATTTGCTGTTGCGCTTCTACGACCCGATTGAAGGGCGGATCCTGATCGACGGCGTGCCGCTGACCAGCCTTGACCCATTGGACCTGCGCCGCAATTTCGCCCTGGTCTCGCAATCGCCTGCGCTGTTTTTCGGCAGCGTCGAAGACAACATCCGTTACGGTTGCCCGGGCGCGACGCTGGAACAGGTCAAGGAAGCGGCGAAAATCGCCCACGCCCATGATTTCATCGAAAAGATGCCGCAGGGTTATCAGACGCATCTGGGCGACGCTGGCCTCGGCCTCTCTGGCGGCCAGCGTCAGCGTCTGGCGATCGCTCGGGCGTTGCTGGTCGATGCGCCGATCCTGCTGCTGGACGAAGCTACCAGCGCCCTCGATGCGCAAAGCGAACACCTGATTCAGGAAGCGCTGCCAAGCCTGATGCACAACCGCACCACGCTGGTGATCGCGCATCGTCTGGCTACCGTGAAAAACGCTGACCGGATCGCGGTGATGGACCAGGGAAAACTGGTGGCAATCGGCACCCATCAGGAGCTGATCGTCAGTAATCCGCTGTACGCGCGGTTGGCCGCGTTGCAGTTCAACGACGGCCACGCGATCGCCGTGTAG